A window from Streptomyces sp. NBC_00299 encodes these proteins:
- a CDS encoding ROK family transcriptional regulator has translation MAGRNGRTVRDLRRGNRTAVLQRLYFDGPLSRFELGPATGLSSGSVSNVVAELIADGLVEEAGSVDSDGGRPRILLRVAPGSGHMIGVDVGETRVRIGLFDLTLTELARAERPLTQQRYEVEGIVGHVRDGITEVLSGAGVGPERLLGVGIGVPGIVERMPRLGAVVHGQTIGWDAVPLEQRLRDGSQLPDSVPYFIDNGARTLGQAEMWFGGGRGARNAIVVLFGSGVGACLVTPEVEHGRAVEWGHLTVRVRGRRCRCGALGCLEAYAGAESLLARWGEEGGTLPEGADEETTLAALLAGAYPPEGGAADPVALAVLEETAEYLGAGLSDLINLFQPERILIGGWAGLRLGARLLPSVRRHAASYALRHPAGRVTIDVGRLGPEAVTVGAAILPLADFFARGGRRAEPAAEGPAPAWHTNLAERVAH, from the coding sequence ATGGCGGGGCGGAACGGGCGCACGGTACGGGACCTCAGACGCGGCAACCGGACGGCCGTGCTGCAGCGCCTCTACTTCGACGGCCCCCTCAGCCGCTTCGAACTGGGCCCCGCGACCGGGCTCAGCTCCGGGTCCGTCAGCAACGTCGTCGCCGAGCTGATCGCCGACGGTCTGGTCGAGGAGGCCGGCAGCGTCGACTCCGACGGCGGCCGGCCCCGCATCCTGCTGCGCGTCGCACCCGGCAGCGGTCACATGATCGGCGTCGACGTCGGCGAGACCAGGGTGCGGATCGGGCTGTTCGACCTTACCCTCACCGAACTCGCCCGCGCGGAGCGGCCGTTGACGCAGCAGCGGTACGAGGTCGAGGGCATCGTCGGCCATGTGCGCGACGGCATCACCGAGGTGCTCTCGGGCGCCGGCGTCGGACCCGAGCGGCTCCTCGGCGTCGGTATCGGCGTTCCCGGGATCGTCGAGCGCATGCCGCGGCTCGGTGCCGTCGTGCACGGACAGACGATCGGCTGGGACGCGGTACCGCTGGAGCAGCGCCTTCGCGACGGCTCCCAACTCCCGGACTCCGTCCCCTACTTCATCGACAACGGCGCCCGGACCCTCGGCCAGGCCGAGATGTGGTTCGGCGGCGGACGCGGCGCCCGCAACGCGATCGTGGTCCTCTTCGGCTCCGGTGTCGGCGCCTGTCTGGTCACCCCCGAGGTGGAGCACGGCCGGGCGGTCGAGTGGGGGCATCTGACGGTACGGGTCCGGGGGCGCCGCTGCCGCTGCGGTGCGCTCGGCTGCCTGGAGGCGTACGCGGGCGCCGAGTCGCTGCTGGCGCGCTGGGGCGAGGAGGGCGGGACCCTGCCGGAGGGCGCCGACGAGGAGACGACACTGGCGGCGCTGCTGGCCGGCGCGTATCCGCCCGAGGGCGGCGCGGCCGACCCGGTGGCGCTCGCCGTACTGGAGGAGACCGCCGAGTACCTGGGCGCGGGCCTGTCCGACCTGATCAACCTCTTCCAGCCCGAGCGCATCCTGATCGGCGGCTGGGCGGGACTGCGGCTCGGCGCCCGCCTCCTGCCCTCCGTACGCCGCCACGCCGCCTCCTACGCCCTGCGGCATCCGGCCGGGAGAGTCACGATCGACGTGGGTCGGCTCGGCCCCGAAGCCGTCACCGTCGGTGCCGCGATCCTGCCGCTCGCCGACTTCTTCGCCCGCGGCGGCCGGCGCGCCGAGCCCGCGGCCGAGGGCCCGGCGCCCGCCTGGCACACGAATCTGGCGGAGCGAGTGGCGCACTGA
- a CDS encoding phosphotransferase family protein, with amino-acid sequence MADSWERARQVLAAAGIPPDHLAHLRPLTGGTYNTVEELLLTDGSRYVLKVPPAPTVRGLRHERRLLVSEAEFYRGAAEADVPAPRVVAGGDRLLMTACPGEPWNGELADAERTALRKELGRQVARLHRVPGQGFGYPSGALGPLAADRRTAFTGMLDAVLDDARRYGARLPRPADAMAHTFRAAYDALDDVTVPYLVHFDLWQGNILVDRASGEARIGGLIDGERMFWGDPLADFVSLALLDDIKKDEAFLAGYREAGGRADFDTPARLRLALYRSYLYLIMLTETIPRAVDPAQHRWVQDTVAPELVIALAEIEDLTA; translated from the coding sequence GTGGCGGACTCCTGGGAACGGGCCCGGCAGGTGCTGGCCGCGGCGGGCATACCGCCGGACCACCTCGCCCACCTCCGCCCGCTGACGGGCGGCACGTACAACACGGTCGAGGAACTGCTCCTCACCGACGGCAGCCGGTACGTGCTGAAGGTGCCGCCCGCACCGACCGTCCGGGGGCTGCGGCACGAGCGCCGGCTGCTGGTGTCCGAGGCCGAGTTCTACCGCGGGGCCGCCGAGGCGGACGTACCCGCACCGCGTGTGGTGGCCGGCGGGGACCGGCTGCTGATGACGGCCTGTCCCGGCGAGCCCTGGAACGGTGAGCTCGCCGACGCCGAACGGACGGCTCTGCGCAAGGAGTTGGGCCGTCAGGTGGCCCGTCTGCACCGGGTGCCCGGACAGGGCTTCGGCTATCCGTCCGGTGCCCTCGGCCCGCTCGCCGCCGACCGGCGCACCGCGTTCACCGGGATGCTCGACGCCGTCCTCGACGACGCCCGCCGCTACGGGGCCCGGTTGCCCCGCCCCGCCGACGCCATGGCCCACACGTTCCGGGCCGCCTACGACGCACTCGACGACGTCACCGTCCCGTACCTGGTCCACTTCGACCTGTGGCAGGGCAACATCCTGGTGGACCGCGCATCGGGGGAGGCCCGGATCGGCGGCCTCATCGACGGGGAGCGGATGTTCTGGGGCGACCCGCTGGCCGACTTCGTCTCGCTGGCCCTCCTGGACGACATCAAGAAGGACGAGGCGTTCCTCGCCGGCTACCGGGAGGCCGGGGGCCGGGCCGACTTCGACACACCCGCCCGGCTGCGGCTGGCCCTCTACCGCTCCTACCTCTACCTGATCATGCTCACGGAGACGATCCCCCGCGCGGTCGACCCCGCACAGCACCGCTGGGTCCAGGACACGGTGGCTCCCGAGCTCGTGATCGCGCTGGCCGAGATCGAGGATCTGACGGCGTAG